The Strix uralensis isolate ZFMK-TIS-50842 chromosome 5, bStrUra1, whole genome shotgun sequence genome segment GTGTTACCCTTCGTGGTGGAAGCTTCCTCTACCAGTTTGTGCAACTTGTCACTCCAGGTCATCACGTCAgcaactttaaattttttttttttttttttttaaatgcacgttttgtttgatatttttcATGTGCTTGCCTGCATTTGTGCTagtgtatacacatacacacaagtaCACCTTTGGATTTTTCTCACGCCGTTTTTAATGACTGCACACTCAGCTTCTGTACACATCCCcggagagattttatttttaatactatttaatTTTCCCAGAGAGACATTATATGTGTGTTTGCACTAGATTTAGCTCCTCAAGGTTTCTTCCCTTGTTAATTCCCTTGTCATCTGGTTCATTGTAGTTCCAGGAatgttgtcttaaaaaaaaaaaaaaacaccaacaagaGGAGGACTGACATTTGCTGTATAAGGTCAGGATGTATCAGAGCTTTGTCTTGCCTGACAAAGATAAAGAGGGTAGGAAGTGCTCACTGCAGTAACAGCGGCACGAGGGAGGTGAAGGGAACAGGAGATTTCATCCCTTTGAAGGGTGGGGAGGTGGTtctgcagcacagggaggctgAGAGCACTGGGCTGCAGCTCTGAGGCTGCTCTTGCAGCACTTGAGGAGCCCTTAACTCTGGTCAGAAATGGAGCAGCAGAGATCCCACTGGTAAAGTACAATAATTCACACAAACCTTGCCTTGGACATCATAAAGAGgtaaaaagaatgcttttttttcccccttttttagcCACCTTTTAATACGCTACAGAGAGAATTGAGAGCATCCAGCATTATCTTGCTCAAGAActgcttgtttggggtttttttccgtACATGTTTCCTGTGCTTGACCTCAGTCCAGGCATCCCGACAAGTTAACATTAGGCCGTTACTGCTCACAACGATCGCTCTAGGGTCATCTCCGGTCCGAACAGCGGGGTCCTTAaattaattctggttttgtttgtccCCCTCTTTCCagatttgtgaaagaaaaaaggccAACCATTTCTCCCAACTTCAACTTCCTGGGCCAGCTGTTGGACTTTGAGAAAAAGATCAAAAACCAGAGCGGTCAGCCCGGACACATTAGCAAGCTGAAACTTCTGCACTTGGAAAAAAGCAGCGAGCACGCGCTGGTCGCCGACGGCGGGCAGAGCAGCCTCTCTGCCAACCAGCTCTGCATTACCGCTACCTCCGAGATGGTGGAACAGAAGCTGACGGACTGCAGCACTGCACCCCGCGGGCATTTGTCCCCCCTGGAAGATGGCCCGCTGGTACAGGGCATAAACGGACTGCACGTCTCCCTGGATAAGGTGGAAGACAGCAACCGGCTGAAACGCTCCTTTTCTTTGGATATTAAATCTGTCTCCTACTCAACAAGCAGCAACTGCGTGACCGCATCAGTTCAGGGCTTCGCCGCCTCCGAAGACACCCTGGAATACTACAAACACGCTTCTGCTTTAGAGAGCAGCAGCAAGTTGTGTCAGTTCTCCCCTGTCCAAGAGGTCTCAGAGCAAACCCCGGAAACCAGCCCTGACAAAGAGGAAGCGAACCctcccaaaaaacccccaaccgCCTGGCAGCTGGACAGCCAGAGCAAACGGCAGCACCTGGGGAGAGCCAGCGGCGGTGCCACCTCTCAGCGCTCGCTCCTGTACCCCCTCCACCGGAGCGGGAGCGTGGAAGACAACTACCGCACGAACTTCTTGTTTGGGCTCTCCACCAGCCAGCAGCATTTGGCCAAATCTGCCGCTGGGTTGGGCCTCAAAGGCTGGCACTCGGACATCTTGGCTCCTCAGACGTCGACCGCATCCCTGACCAACAGCTGGTATTTTGCCACCGAGTCCTCGCATTTCTACTCCGCCTCTGCCATCTACGGGAACAGCGCTGCCTACTCTGCCTACAGCTGCAGTCAGCTGCCCACGGGCTGCGACCCAGCCTGCGCCGCCGTGCGCAGGAGGGCCAAGCAGGGTGATCGGGGCGACTCCAGGCGCAGCTGGCACGAGGAGAGCTCTTTCGAAAAGCAGTTTAAGCGCAGGAGCTGCCAGATGGAGTTTGGGGAGAGCATCCTGTCAGACAACAGATCCAGAGAAGAACTGGGGAAAGTAGGCAGTCAGTCGAGCTTTTCAGGCAGCATGGAAATCATTGAAGTGTCTTGAGGGGCAGCAGGCTTGTGGGACTGGCTAGCAGAGTTGGTCCCCCCTCCAGGCCACTTCCCCAAGCTTATTCGAGGCCTCTGGAAATCTGAAAAAGAACAAGCTTCGTGCAAAaaggtggtggggggggggaaggaagaggctTCGGTGTGAACGCAGTGACTAGATGAATACGGCGAAGAAATGACGAGCGTCTGCCCGAGGAGACCAAGCGTACCGCTGggtttttctcctcccctttccctgGAGAAGggcaaaacatttcaaagctcTTTCCCTGACAGAGGGAGCAATTCTATGCAACGGATTGCACATCCTTtcagtggtttttaaaaaaaggaagctcTCTTGGGATCAAACCTTTTTCTCTGGTTCCACTGAAACACGCTTCGACCTATCAGAGCTGGTTTTGTTCTCCCCTCCTCGTGCCCCACGCCTTCACCAGTGCACCTTAGCCCTGACACTGAGCCAACCTCTGGAGGGAGACCTTTTGCCCGTCAGAAAGGAGACTGGGAGCGATTCCAAAGGACGTAGGGACTGGTTACAGCAAGGCTGGTCTGAACACACCAGGTCAGACAAATGTAAATACTGGTGTAACTATTGTTCTAATGGATAGGCTTTAGGTGATTCGCTAGAGAGctgcttcagagaaaaaagaaaaaaaaaccccagtacctcaaaaatataaaaaataaactagGGCTTTATGGCTGCCAGATGCTGGTAGTCAGTTcataagcaatgtgaacaagtAATGACTAGCCAcgtttgatatttttttttttttaaagctgtctaCGCACAAGTGTTTCAGTTGGCTCAGCAGCAATTCTTAAAAAGGACGAATGAACCATACTTAATGACCGTTTCCCCCAGTCTTTTGAAACATAAAATAAgcagtatttgtatttttaatgttaagCTGGCTCCTGGGAGAGGGGTAGCTGCTTTGGCTTCTAAGCTCTAATGGAGTGGTTAATAGGGTTACGTGCAAGAGAAGTGGCTGGTACAATACCGCAACATCCTTTTCTTGCCAATTGACAAATCACTAGATGGCtcttgaaggcttttttttttttttttaaatgctaaaatgaGTTGGGATGGGCTTAGTCCCCCTGAGGAACTGCTCTTCATACATGGTTCCAGCCATGCTTGGGGTAGGGGCAATTCAAGCggtggttgtttgtttggtttttttcccatcccaACATCCTCACCCAAACCATGGGGCTGCAGAGATAGAAGCTTCTCATTAGTTTTGCTGActttatctcagaaaaaaaaaaaaaaaaaaaaaaaaaaaaaaatctgtcaggcTGGCTGAGGAAAATGGGACCTGAGCTCCAGGGTCCCATCTCAGTGTGGTGTGAAAGAAAAGGGGGTTTGAGAAGAGACAGGTTTAAGGGGAAGCCTGCGCCCCTCCCGCCCTCACAGCTCCAAAGGAGTCGCGTCCTCGCCTTCATGAGGGACCTTGAGGCGGCGTCACCTCCCCGCCGTTTCAGGGGAGATGAGGCACGGCCCTTCTCGTGGTGTTTTTGACAGCAAACCAGCTGCTCGCCCTTTGTGCAGCAGCTCGGCTCAAATTTACAGGCGCACGTTGCTGCAAGAGGTTTAGGTCTGTGAGGGGCAGAGCTTCGTCCTTCCTGCTCTGACAGGAGCCACACACGTGTCTGCTCggccttccccagcaccccctgaacaCGTGTCTCGGGGGGGGAACCATATTGTTTTGTCCCATTTCAGTGCAGGCAGCTGAAAATTGTAAATCATGTGTAACGAATACTTATCCCTGGccaacagctttaaaaaaaaaatttgtcagcGGCAAACTGAAGCCCTAATTCAAGTCAGCAGCTTGagttatgttgtttttttttttttttttactgtaagtttAGCTAGTTTGTGACTCAAATCTCAGGTTTTACTATATTGAGAAGTGCAGAtgattttgtcattgttttgttttgtggctAGGATGTGACTTTTAATTTCCTACAGCGGACTGTTGAAAATAGCACTGAAAGCTACAGCATTGATTAACTTgatcctaaaaaaaaccccacaaaaggcACAGAGAGGCAGCACCAGGAGTAACTGAAGCCAGAGGCTGTGTTGGTGCTGCGCTGGAAGAAGGGGGAGTCTGGGCAAGGGAGAGGTTGACACCACACTGGAAAACATGTCAGGTCTTGGCTGTTCATTAAACATACTGCCACTCGTCTCTGTTTACATAGCAAGTGAAAGTGATTAGCATTACAACTATTTTCAGCATATATacacactctgtgtgtgtatatacctGCGTAAACAGTTCAGCAGCACTCCTCTCAGCCAGATTTCAGTAAAACCCCTGGTTTTGGTTTAAATCATTTAATGGGGGTTAACACAAATCGATCCCTTGAGGCAGAATGTTCCTGCTTTTCGTGCTGCCTCACACACGTGTgtgctccccttctctctctacATAATTTTGTTGGATTAATTGCCTTCTGAGGAACTGAAATCTGGTCTTGTGATTTCCAGTATGCTACAGTCACTGAATGAATCAAAGCTGTTGGCTCGGTATTCTGGGGGGACGGGTTCCTGTAGGAGGAAGCCCTAACCCCACGTCCTGCACAGGGTGGTGCCCTGTCTCCTACCTGAACTAGTGTCCTGTACCTGAACAATGCTGGAAACAGTTTGTAGAAGTTTGGAAAGCGAAGTGGAGGATGTAAGGGGGGAAATGTGTCCATGTTCCATACGAATATAATGTTCTTTGGTGTATGGCAAGCTGTTGAAATGGTTCAGAGCGATGTGAGTTTCTCATCTTGTTGTGTCATGAGCATTACCTGTATGTTATgatgaaataaaatcagaaatggtACCTGTTTATATAGAACGGCTTGAGGAAGGAGCCTGTGTGCCTCCCGGCTGCAGCAGGACCTGCAGGGGGCTCGTCCTTATCCTGCGTGTCCTCCTCTGCGGACGCATGCCTGTTAACGAGGGACACACACGGGGCAGCTTCGGAGCGCGTGTCGCGTGCGGTGGTCATTTTACAGCACCAGAACAGTTGAGGCCTCTTACCTGTTCCCCTCTCGCCGGGCTTCTGCTCCCTCGAATGGCACTTCTCTGCATTAACATCTCACAATGTCTAACACTGTTGAGGAAACTCTTCCCAAGGCAGCTGTGCTAGTCCTTCTGcagcaaatatttcagattaagTTCCCTAGAATGAAccccatggggtttttttgcctcccaTACTTTTGATTTGAAGAAGAATTTAATTacttgtttaaatatttgttttgactGATTCTGCCTGTTCTGAAGCATTCAGAGCAACTTCTGGTTGCTGAGGGAGGGGTACGCCCCTCATTGCTCCTTCAGAGAATAGCCTATACAActgtaatttatattaaaattaaatcctGCAGTAGAATGTAGCTGCCGTGGTTTGTGTAACGGCCTTTTCAACTCAGGTGCAGtaacagaagcttttttttttttttttgaaaagagaaTTTCAAAGCATAATCCCAGAAAGGGAAATGCAGAAGCTTTGGCCTCTCTAGAAAAGACTGTACCATCAGCCAGAGCACAGTTAACAACCTGCATGAATTTCTGTGCTTACTTCCTACAGCTCTCAGAGCGAACACGTGCATCCATGGCGTGGTAAAGCAAGAGTCACGGGCAGTATCAGACCCTAAATCAGCCTACAAACCAGGTTGACTTGACCATCTTCTAAGATTTCCCTGTTCTAGCTTCCCTCACCCTACTCCAGAGTCCACTTCTGAccccagcagctcagcccagctgTGTGTTCCCTCAAGTTCTGGTTTTTGAAGCACGTGCTTCAGCTTTCACCACTCTGCCTTTTGCCTGCTTCGCAGGACTCGCTCTGCTCTtgttccctccatccctcccctcgTGCCCCTGCCAGCAGACAGCTCTGTGAAAAGACAGGCTAACTCCAGCTCCAGTCAGAAGCCAAGAGGCAAAAAAAATGTCTCATGTATGTcatcaacatttcattttcatcgactggtgttactgggaagAGGTCCCGGAGGTCACCAGGCTCTCACAGTTACGTTCCCAGAGCGGACTGAAAACAGGGCGAACCTCCCCTCAGCATGGATCAGGTAGCCCTGCTTttgagggggctgcaggggcaggaaaggaagagggaaaaaaaaaaatgtggtaatTACATGAGCTGCTGTTTTTACTAACGATATGTTCGCTGCTCGTTACGCTTTGACTCACAGCACAAGGTATAAATTGATTTCTGCCAGAAAGTGGTGGGATCAAAAGCCCAGAACAGGGGCCTGGTGCTTCTCCTGGGGACAGCACTGGACTTCTAAAATAAGGCCgttactgctgctttttaaatctgCAATTACTGCCATTGAGCCAAACTCACCTACCTAGCCATTTTAATTAGCCACACCTTGACTAAACAGGGACCAACCTAGCTGGCCTGTTACttgttcttaaaatttctgaGATAAAACTAGAGTAATTCTGGTACTTTTAGACGTTATAGCATTATAACACACCACCACCATTACATTATACACACAAAACCACAGCTGGGAACTCAGGTAGAAGAACTGTGTTCATAATATATCAGCTTAGCCTGGCAACTGGCCTCTCCCTTTGAACCAGGCCTGAAGAGAATCTGTTGGCCCTTGGGCCCAGACGGTTGCTCTGAGGCAAACAAGTGTTTCTGCAGTGAAGCCTTTGGCTATTCTGCACTTTGAGTATATTAACAAGAGccactataaataaaaaaaagaaagggagctATTTCTAGCCTGCAGTACCCACCCCTCTGGGAAGGGGCTGCTTTCCTAGGATATAAAATGCTGTAAAACAGGCTTTTAGGGAACTGCCCTGCTGGGAGGGATTGTTCACTTTGAGGTGTGGATTCCAGCGCTGTACGAAGCCAAAGCATGATATAGTACAGGCAGTGATGAGGCTGGGGCATCAGATcacttacttaaaaaaacaaagaaaaaaaattccctatATATTTATATCTCTTTTTGTTCAGCCCTCCCTGGGTAGTAGGTTAGAGTCCATCACCGCTTTGCTTTCCCAGTGCCAGGAGAACAGCATTCTGCTGCAGGTACCTTCACTTAATTCTCCTCTAAACCACCGATTTTTCTAAGTCGATTAGAAAAACCTGTTTCCTGCAGGTTGCTTTGCAGGTTACAGGGCCTGTCCACAACCAGCTCCCCAACCCTGGGCCAGGGCAGCCCTTTTGCTAGGTCACAGTTGTGAGCTGCAGTGGGAATTTCTCTCAAATCCACCTCTCTATAGAGTAGCTGTTCACATACCCAACTAGGAGTCACGTTTTGACAAAATCTACGGCCATCCTCATCTATTTTCTGGTTGTGTCACTGTCCTGTCGTAGGCCATCGTGTTCCATGTACACAGCTTCCCCAGGTCAGTGCTCACTGTCCGTCTGTTAAAATACaaggcttttaaaaagacaaaaagggtTATTTTAGGCAGCGGACTTGACGAATTGCCTGCTGACTGCATCCATCACCACCTCAGACCTGCCCTGGCTTTGGGTGAGCCGTTCTTTCTGTGGGTCGGGCTGGTCTGTGCAGGTTCACGTTCTGAAAAAGTCAAAACCTAACTGTGGCAGCAGAAAAGCAACCCAACAGCCCCCAGAGAAGCACCACAGACCACCTAAAGAGGCTGAACCTTGGCTAAAAGTGCAAACGGACCCATTCAGTGATACGTGAAGAATGGGTAGGAGACGagcagctggcagggcaggggccaCCCCAAAAGCCAACCCCAAATGCCCAGCTCTAGTTCCTCCTGCGAGCTGGCAAAGACCTGCTGGAAAGCATCTGTCAGGACACGGTCTCTTTTTGACAGGGAGAGAAGTCAGGGGAGGGTgtggaaataaatgagaaatacttTGCTGCTCGTGTTTTAGTCTTCTGAAAGCCGTTGGGTGCACACAAGGTGCAAGCGCCCTAACGAAACAGGCAGAGAGTGTCTCACACCACAGAATTGTGACagcatccaaaaaaaccccaacatttattttcattctgggACAGACATTTCCTTGCAGCCCCCAGAAGAGCTGAGTCTCCACGGCATGAAGGTGGGTTCTGTGTACAAAGCAGTAAAGCTAAAATACGACCTCCCACGCTAAAGCAATCGGAGAAACACCACACTTGGAAAAGAGTGATACCAAACGTTTTAATGCTGGAGCTGTGGAACACGTAGCATGTAGGGAGCCGAAAGGAGAGAGCAAGTCTGCAAAGAGGATAACCAGCCATAAACCAAGGAGCGCTCAGCCACGAGGCTGGTAACCAAAATACACTCGGGCAGCTCAGGAACGGGAGGGACGTTACGATAGTACCTCAGGAAACCACTGGCACTCGGTCTGAGAGGGAGGGGCTGGCTCACGCAATGATTGGGCCtgtgaaaatttgtatttctacTCTTTCTGTGTAAAAGCTTAGAGGAGGGGAAAAcacactttaaatatttaaatatatttaaatatatttaatttaaaatacatatatttttaaaaacccaaaaactATTTTCTGTCCCCTTCACCAGACCTTCACAGAAATCGCCCTGCACGTAGGTTGGCACTTTAGCAACCCTGTCAATGCATTAAattacaaaaacaacagaaacaacaaagcaaacctcTTCTGCGCGTGTAGC includes the following:
- the DUSP16 gene encoding dual specificity protein phosphatase 16, with product MADEMIRTQLIVAEKLVALLESGTEKLLLIDSRPFVEYNTSHILDAININCSKLMKRRLQQDKVLITELIQHSAKHKIEIDCKQEVVVYDQSSKDVTSLSSDCFLTVLLGKLEKNFSSVYLLSGGFAEFSSSFPGLCEGKSTLIPTCISQPCLPVSNIGPTRILPHLYLGCQRDVLNKELMQQNDIGYVLNASNTCPKPDFIPESHFLRVPVNDSFCEKILPWLDKSVDFIEKAKASNGRVLVHCLAGISRSATIAIAYIMKRMDMSLDEAYRFVKEKRPTISPNFNFLGQLLDFEKKIKNQSGQPGHISKLKLLHLEKSSEHALVADGGQSSLSANQLCITATSEMVEQKLTDCSTAPRGHLSPLEDGPLVQGINGLHVSLDKVEDSNRLKRSFSLDIKSVSYSTSSNCVTASVQGFAASEDTLEYYKHASALESSSKLCQFSPVQEVSEQTPETSPDKEEANPPKKPPTAWQLDSQSKRQHLGRASGGATSQRSLLYPLHRSGSVEDNYRTNFLFGLSTSQQHLAKSAAGLGLKGWHSDILAPQTSTASLTNSWYFATESSHFYSASAIYGNSAAYSAYSCSQLPTGCDPACAAVRRRAKQGDRGDSRRSWHEESSFEKQFKRRSCQMEFGESILSDNRSREELGKVGSQSSFSGSMEIIEVS